In Clostridia bacterium, a genomic segment contains:
- a CDS encoding sugar ABC transporter permease, protein MLGFVLFSFTPIVRSLYLSFTSWDILQPAKWVGIENYRVLLGSEELWRVMRNTAEYIVLYVPLLLAASLAIASLLNRDFRGVGVYKVLFFLPVLSSWVAGSLIWRWILNHKYGIVNVFLGYIGIKGPAWLDNKYWAMPGVVMASVWKDAGFSALIFLGALRGINHEYYEAAAMDGARPWDQFRHITLPLVSPTTFFVAVTSLINSFQVFTQVAVMTEAGPAGATQVMVERIYKYAFQFFKMGYASAMSWLLFIIILVFTLIQWRLQKRWVHYDG, encoded by the coding sequence ATGCTGGGGTTCGTGCTGTTCAGCTTCACCCCAATAGTGCGGTCTTTATACCTCAGCTTCACATCCTGGGACATTCTTCAGCCAGCGAAATGGGTTGGGATCGAGAACTACAGGGTTCTCCTGGGGAGCGAGGAGCTGTGGCGGGTCATGAGAAACACCGCCGAGTACATCGTGCTGTATGTTCCGTTGCTGCTTGCGGCATCACTTGCCATAGCCTCGCTTTTGAATCGGGACTTCCGCGGTGTTGGAGTCTACAAGGTGTTGTTCTTCCTCCCGGTTCTATCCTCATGGGTCGCCGGATCCCTGATATGGCGCTGGATTCTGAATCACAAATACGGCATCGTGAATGTCTTCCTCGGCTACATCGGGATAAAGGGCCCCGCCTGGCTCGACAACAAGTACTGGGCCATGCCGGGAGTTGTGATGGCGAGCGTGTGGAAGGACGCGGGGTTCTCCGCCCTTATCTTCCTTGGGGCGCTAAGGGGCATAAACCACGAGTACTACGAGGCTGCCGCGATGGACGGGGCAAGACCATGGGACCAGTTCCGTCACATCACCTTGCCGCTAGTGTCGCCCACCACCTTCTTCGTAGCAGTGACCTCGCTCATCAACTCCTTTCAGGTGTTCACCCAGGTGGCGGTCATGACAGAGGCAGGTCCTGCAGGCGCCACACAGGTGATGGTCGAGCGGATCTACAAGTATGCCTTCCAGTTCTTTAAGATGGGATACGCGTCGGCAATGTCGTGGCTGCTGTTCATCATTATCCTCGTGTTTACCCTAATCCAATGGCGGCTCCAAAAGAGGTGGGTGCACTACGATGGTTAG
- a CDS encoding sugar ABC transporter substrate-binding protein, with protein MHNRRLALAFVCVALVVLCALPVFAAKKVTITYGNFSAGSDNEPTLNAMKAAFEKANPDIEIKLQNTGFGEYFRLLQTQVAGGTAPDCYELNYENFVAFAAKNALADLGPLAKAAEVSFDGFDDNALDAFSYNGKQFGVPGSYSVVLLLYNKDLFDKAKVAYPNDKWTWKDITEAGKKIRALGDDTFGIIQTVQFWEFYKQIAQNGGSLFNANRTKFTVNSPENVETLQYMVDKIIKYNIEPTQAQKSNQGEWDLFATGKAGMLVTGNWAFTFMKEKAKFRWDVAVEPGNKQKACHFFSNGYVINKASKKQQEAMKWITWLSSSQESSLLRVKAGWETPPVSDKAVIEAYVAQRPPENRKAVFESLKYLVTPPVIEQFNEMSQIVDIQLQKARDGEKTPKQALDDAQKELEQKIKL; from the coding sequence GTGCATAATAGGAGACTCGCGCTGGCGTTTGTGTGTGTCGCCCTGGTCGTGCTCTGCGCGCTTCCGGTCTTCGCAGCCAAGAAGGTCACGATTACCTACGGCAACTTCTCGGCTGGATCCGACAACGAGCCCACCCTGAACGCGATGAAGGCCGCATTTGAGAAGGCCAATCCTGACATCGAAATCAAGCTCCAGAACACCGGGTTCGGCGAGTACTTCCGTCTGTTGCAGACTCAGGTCGCAGGCGGGACTGCACCAGATTGCTACGAGCTGAACTACGAGAACTTCGTCGCCTTCGCGGCCAAGAACGCCCTAGCAGATCTTGGACCGCTTGCCAAGGCCGCTGAGGTCAGCTTTGATGGGTTTGATGACAACGCCCTCGATGCGTTTTCCTACAACGGAAAGCAGTTCGGCGTGCCTGGCAGCTACTCCGTAGTCCTGCTTCTCTACAATAAGGATCTTTTCGACAAGGCCAAGGTGGCCTACCCCAACGACAAGTGGACATGGAAGGACATAACCGAGGCTGGGAAGAAGATCCGCGCGCTTGGGGATGACACCTTCGGAATCATCCAGACTGTGCAATTCTGGGAGTTCTACAAACAGATAGCTCAGAACGGCGGCAGTCTCTTTAACGCGAACCGCACGAAGTTCACCGTGAATTCGCCGGAAAACGTGGAGACCTTGCAGTATATGGTGGACAAGATCATCAAATACAACATCGAGCCCACACAGGCACAGAAGTCGAACCAGGGTGAGTGGGATCTGTTCGCTACCGGGAAAGCCGGAATGCTGGTAACTGGAAACTGGGCCTTCACCTTCATGAAGGAGAAGGCGAAGTTCAGATGGGACGTGGCCGTGGAGCCGGGAAACAAGCAGAAGGCGTGCCACTTCTTCTCCAACGGATATGTGATCAACAAGGCCAGCAAGAAGCAGCAGGAAGCTATGAAATGGATCACCTGGCTCTCTTCAAGCCAGGAGTCGTCGCTGCTCAGGGTGAAGGCCGGATGGGAGACTCCGCCTGTGTCGGACAAGGCGGTCATTGAGGCGTACGTCGCGCAGAGGCCGCCTGAGAACAGGAAGGCCGTATTCGAATCCCTCAAGTACCTTGTGACGCCGCCAGTGATTGAGCAGTTCAATGAGATGTCGCAGATAGTCGATATCCAACTGCAGAAGGCCCGCGACGGGGAGAAGACTCCGAAGCAGGCACTGGATGATGCCCAGAAGGAACTGGAGCAGAAGATCAAGCTATAG
- a CDS encoding glycoside hydrolase family 31 protein produces the protein MSDNSRLTIRHVPTGYYPFGHTSFDRSPRHPIEGEFVTVRAEVNGSPCDRGEDGHERKREHGRGDCLYLEMRCGAVVRTILGRKISDYHVEQCDLAPSQGSAPGHIEYVLFELGRFTAGDVVRYSIHAGMACAGDDGSASSTCRDGACSDSLVSGPYEFKVAQGYTCSNNADLSIENGRLVARFEAVGPYAPRIEFRFEDGRLLITHSVIASESDLGRVPMERMGIEDGRTGARLDAESDPFQFMLTSADGRVLLRTKPGLPHFSFRATPQGEAFEFRLSMDSAASHYYGFGERFDSLDQNGRNPDVCVVNQYLRQGSRTYIPMPFFLTEAGYGMHVATDRYVSYSLSPSLPGQMSTTAQVDPACPVLESTVFLGAPAEIVRAYSRSTGTAALPPKWAFGPWISGNAWNTQREVEEQVRRGEELGIPATVVVIEAWSDEATFYLWNDARHSLAPGSHGFSLSELRFPSNGRWPDPKGMVDSVHDSGAKLVLWQIPVLKRLAAHEPACEQHRRDEEHACAEGYVVRNADGTPYRIPDGWFAGSMLLDFTNREARHWWFGKRRYLVDELGVDGFKTDGGEFILDDGVVFADGRRGAEMRNRYALTYIEAYRDFAGPGRITFSRAGYVGAQASPLFWAGDQASSYREFRAVLTAGLSAGLSAAPFWGFDIAGFSGDIPTADLFIRGCQMAAFSPVMQFHSESRGAQNWDRSPWNIAERTGDERVVAIYRDYANLRMNLLPYIYSEAAHAAEIGEPLMRALMIDFPQDPASLLIDDEYMFGRDLLVAPVMEEHARERRVHLPPGEWLDFRTLDAIGPEFDGPGFDGLCSGSAGGEKLGASEQGVEGPVTGGLDSSGTIVCMCDLDVIPLFIRKGAIIPMNLGDDLRLGGPIGVRGAGYRNLAFLLTGDPGQEWVFTDDEGVRIRFSPCGDEVLITAESMGNLDHAYLLSRSAVSREPSSCDQGGSATWMGGCTCVKAARVERDQLMLGVRVCVGQ, from the coding sequence ATGTCTGATAACAGTCGACTCACCATCCGCCATGTTCCAACTGGGTACTATCCATTTGGACACACCAGCTTCGACCGGAGCCCCCGTCACCCGATAGAGGGCGAATTCGTAACGGTCAGGGCTGAGGTGAATGGCTCACCCTGCGACAGGGGGGAGGATGGACACGAGCGCAAGCGTGAGCATGGGCGCGGGGATTGTCTCTATCTTGAGATGCGGTGCGGCGCAGTTGTCCGAACCATCCTCGGCAGGAAGATATCTGACTACCACGTGGAACAGTGTGACCTGGCGCCTTCTCAGGGGAGCGCGCCCGGGCACATCGAGTACGTCCTGTTCGAGCTGGGGCGATTCACAGCAGGCGATGTTGTGCGATACTCGATTCACGCAGGCATGGCATGTGCCGGCGATGATGGCAGCGCATCCTCTACATGCAGAGACGGGGCGTGTTCCGACAGTCTGGTGAGCGGACCTTACGAGTTCAAAGTGGCACAGGGCTACACGTGCAGCAACAACGCGGATCTATCGATTGAGAACGGACGGCTAGTGGCTCGGTTTGAGGCCGTCGGCCCATACGCCCCGAGAATCGAGTTCCGCTTTGAGGATGGGCGGTTGCTGATTACGCACTCCGTCATCGCGTCTGAGAGTGATCTCGGACGAGTCCCGATGGAGCGGATGGGTATCGAGGACGGCAGGACCGGGGCGAGGCTGGACGCTGAAAGCGACCCATTCCAGTTCATGCTGACGAGCGCGGATGGGCGAGTGCTGCTTCGAACGAAGCCCGGCTTGCCGCACTTCAGCTTCAGAGCCACGCCGCAGGGCGAAGCGTTCGAGTTCAGGCTGAGCATGGACAGCGCTGCTTCTCACTACTACGGGTTCGGCGAGCGTTTCGATTCGCTGGACCAGAACGGGCGAAATCCCGATGTCTGCGTCGTGAACCAGTATCTCAGGCAGGGAAGCAGGACCTACATCCCCATGCCCTTCTTCCTCACTGAGGCCGGGTATGGAATGCATGTGGCGACTGACAGGTACGTGAGCTACAGCCTTTCACCGTCACTGCCAGGGCAAATGAGTACGACTGCTCAGGTTGACCCAGCCTGTCCGGTGCTGGAATCGACAGTGTTCCTCGGCGCTCCGGCCGAAATCGTTCGGGCATACTCCAGATCCACGGGCACTGCTGCTCTCCCGCCGAAGTGGGCTTTCGGTCCTTGGATATCGGGCAATGCATGGAACACTCAGCGTGAAGTTGAGGAACAGGTTCGCCGCGGTGAGGAACTGGGCATTCCGGCCACGGTCGTAGTCATTGAGGCATGGTCCGACGAAGCGACGTTCTACCTGTGGAACGATGCTAGGCATTCCCTGGCCCCAGGGAGCCACGGGTTCAGCCTTTCCGAACTGCGGTTTCCTTCGAACGGCAGGTGGCCCGACCCGAAGGGCATGGTGGATAGTGTGCACGATTCCGGGGCGAAGCTTGTCCTTTGGCAGATCCCAGTCCTCAAGCGGCTGGCCGCCCATGAACCCGCATGTGAGCAGCACAGGAGGGACGAGGAGCATGCTTGCGCAGAAGGGTATGTGGTGCGAAATGCCGATGGAACTCCGTATCGCATTCCAGATGGATGGTTCGCCGGCAGCATGCTGCTGGACTTCACGAACCGCGAGGCCAGGCATTGGTGGTTCGGGAAGCGGCGCTACCTCGTTGATGAGCTAGGTGTGGATGGCTTCAAGACGGACGGAGGCGAGTTCATCCTCGATGATGGGGTGGTGTTCGCCGATGGACGACGCGGGGCCGAGATGAGGAACCGGTATGCCCTGACGTACATCGAGGCCTACCGCGATTTCGCCGGGCCCGGTCGAATAACCTTCAGCAGAGCCGGGTATGTGGGCGCGCAGGCGTCTCCGTTGTTCTGGGCGGGCGATCAAGCCTCATCATATCGCGAGTTCCGGGCTGTTCTCACGGCTGGCCTCAGTGCCGGGTTGTCGGCGGCGCCGTTCTGGGGATTCGACATCGCGGGATTCTCAGGTGACATCCCAACAGCCGATCTGTTCATCCGAGGATGCCAGATGGCTGCGTTCTCCCCGGTAATGCAGTTCCACTCCGAGAGCAGGGGTGCACAGAACTGGGATCGAAGTCCGTGGAACATCGCCGAGCGAACTGGTGACGAACGTGTAGTGGCGATATATAGGGACTACGCTAACCTGAGGATGAATTTGCTGCCGTACATATACAGCGAAGCTGCGCACGCAGCGGAGATTGGCGAACCCCTCATGCGAGCGCTAATGATCGATTTCCCGCAGGACCCCGCGTCGCTGCTTATTGACGATGAATACATGTTCGGCCGCGACCTGCTCGTGGCCCCGGTGATGGAGGAGCACGCGCGCGAAAGGCGTGTTCATCTCCCGCCAGGGGAATGGCTGGACTTCCGGACTCTGGATGCAATTGGACCAGAGTTCGATGGACCGGGGTTCGATGGGCTGTGCAGTGGCAGCGCGGGCGGGGAGAAGCTGGGTGCGAGCGAGCAGGGCGTAGAAGGGCCGGTGACCGGTGGACTGGACTCCAGCGGGACCATCGTCTGTATGTGCGATCTCGACGTCATACCGTTGTTCATCAGGAAGGGAGCAATCATCCCCATGAACCTCGGCGATGATCTGCGCCTAGGTGGTCCCATAGGAGTGCGAGGCGCTGGCTATCGGAATCTCGCTTTTCTGCTTACGGGAGACCCAGGGCAGGAATGGGTGTTCACCGATGACGAGGGGGTTCGAATCCGATTTTCCCCCTGCGGGGACGAGGTGCTCATCACTGCTGAGTCCATGGGCAACCTCGACCATGCATACCTGCTTTCCCGGAGCGCAGTATCGCGTGAGCCGAGCAGCTGTGACCAGGGCGGTTCCGCCACTTGGATGGGAGGCTGCACCTGCGTGAAGGCTGCCCGCGTCGAGCGCGATCAGCTCATGCTAGGAGTCCGGGTCTGTGTGGGCCAGTGA
- a CDS encoding carbohydrate ABC transporter permease: MVRSARAFKTALFYVVISLIALVMILPFLWMISTSLKEAEAVMVLPIRWIPEKISLKAYRDLFTISTIIPFHRATLNSLIVSLLTTFVTLTSSSMAAFALAKFDFRRRDQILMLFVATMMVPQAVTMIPNYLVLRTLRLPNTFIGLVLPMIYNAWALFLLRQNIMAIPEPYFEAAIVDGAGPFTIYRHVVLPLAKPIIASLAVITFMGTWNDYLWPLIMISDPNKATLTLALGNLNSRWGQHWELLMAGDLVSMLPVVLVYILGQKYFESGISVGGLKS; encoded by the coding sequence ATGGTTAGGTCAGCTCGCGCCTTCAAGACCGCTCTGTTCTATGTCGTGATCAGTCTGATCGCACTGGTGATGATACTGCCATTCCTATGGATGATCAGCACATCGCTCAAGGAAGCAGAAGCGGTTATGGTGCTCCCGATAAGGTGGATACCTGAGAAGATCAGCCTTAAGGCATACCGAGATCTTTTCACCATATCGACGATCATCCCTTTCCACCGGGCGACGCTGAACTCTCTGATCGTGTCGCTGCTTACAACCTTCGTCACCCTAACATCTTCGTCTATGGCAGCGTTCGCGCTAGCGAAGTTCGACTTCAGGCGGCGTGACCAGATTCTGATGCTGTTCGTGGCCACTATGATGGTTCCGCAGGCGGTGACCATGATCCCAAACTACCTAGTGCTGCGAACGTTGAGGCTGCCCAACACGTTCATCGGCTTGGTGCTGCCCATGATCTACAACGCCTGGGCGCTCTTCCTGCTGAGGCAGAACATCATGGCAATTCCGGAGCCGTACTTCGAGGCGGCAATAGTGGACGGAGCGGGGCCCTTCACGATATATCGCCACGTGGTGCTGCCCCTGGCCAAGCCGATCATCGCCTCCCTCGCGGTCATCACGTTCATGGGGACATGGAACGACTACCTCTGGCCACTGATAATGATATCCGACCCGAACAAGGCCACGCTCACACTTGCCCTCGGTAATCTGAACTCCAGATGGGGGCAGCACTGGGAGTTGCTCATGGCTGGCGACCTGGTTTCAATGCTGCCCGTAGTCCTAGTCTACATACTGGGCCAGAAGTACTTCGAAAGCGGCATCTCAGTGGGAGGGCTCAAGTCGTGA